The stretch of DNA AAAAATTTGAGAGTTTAAATAGCTTTGAAAAGATATTAAATAGCCAAAATCCTTTAGAAGAGTTATCAAAAATGTATGATTTATATTTAGATATTTTTTGGGATTATAGATTTCTTATGAGAGATTCATCTGTTTTACTCTCAACTTTGCCTAAGTTTAAAGAGATTTTTATTCAAAGACAAAACCTTAGAATTAGCCAAATAAAAATGTTGATAGAGTATTTTATTTCAAAAGATATTTTTAAACAAATGAGTGAAGATGAGATTTTATTATCTGCAAAATTAAATTGGTTTATTTCAACTTATTGGCAAAATTTTATTTCTATAAATGAGGTAATTACAAAAGAGTCTTTTAAAGAGGCAAAGGATGTTATATTTAAAATAAATATAAATCCTTTTTTAAAATAAAAAAGAGGATTATTCCTCTTCTTTATTTGTTAGAACTTCGTCATCTTTATGACCACTAAGTCTTGAAATTAAAACGAAGAATAGTGGAATAAATAAAATTGCTATAAATGTAGCAGTTAACATTCCTCCTACAACTCCAGTTCCAATAGAGTGTTTACTTGCAGCTCCAGCTCCACTACTAATAGCAAGTGGCATAACTCCAACTGTAAATGCTAATGAAGTCATAATAATTGGTCTAAGTCTTACTTTAGCAGCTTCAAGTGCCGCATCAACCAATTTTATACCTTCTTTTTGTTTTTGAATAGCAAACTCTACAATTAAAATTGCATTTTTAGCCGCAAGTCCTGCAAGAACAAGAAGTCCAATTTGGAAATAGATATTATTGTCTAAGCTTCTTATATTTGTAGCAAGTATTGCTCCAAAAATTGCAAATGGTACTGCTAATACAACAGAAAGTGGTAATAACCATCTTTCATAAAGTGCACAAAGAATTAAGAACAGAAAAACAATACCAAAAATAAATGCTTGAGCAGAACTTCCACCAATTTGTTTTTCTTGATAAGCAGTTCCTGTCCAGCTGATTGTATAACCTTCTGGTAAAACTTCATTTGCAACTTCTTCAATAGCTCTTAATGAATCTCCAGAACTATATCCAGCTGCTGGTTGTCCTGAAACTTTTGCTGCTTGGAAAAGGTTAAATCTTTCTACGATATCAGCTCCAACAACTTTTTTATAGTTTATAAATGAATTAATTGGTAAAAGCTCACCTTTATCTGATCTAACATAAACATATTGGAAATCATCAACATTATTTCTAAATTCATCTTTAGCTTGTAAATTAACTTTATAAGTTCTTCCATATAAAGAAAAATCATTTACATAATAACTTCCAAAAGTTGCATTTATAGTGCTATAAATATCACTTAAACTTACACCTTTTGCTTTAGCTTTTTCAGTATCTACATCAATTTGAAATTGTGGAATATTAGCAGCAAGTGCAGTTCTTACTCCCATTAATTCAGGTCTAGTTTTGGCTTTTTCAACTATTTGATTTACAATTTTTCCTAAATCTTCAATAGTTCCACCTTTTCTATCTTGAACATACATATCAAATCCACCTGTAACACTCATCCCCATAATTGGAGGTGGTACAACGGCAAAAGAGAAACCTTCTGTTGTTCCCATTAGTTGTTTACTAAATTTTGCTAAAAGTGCTTGTGCTTCTTGCTCAGGATTTGGTCTTTTACTCCAATCTTTTAATTTAATAATTGTTGCAACTGTATGACTTCTTTGTGCCGAAGTTGTAAAGTCATATCCAGCAAGAGTAATTATATTATTTACACTTGGATCTTCTGCAATAATTTTATTTATCTCTTCACTTAACTCTAAAGATTTTGACATAGAGTATCCAGGAGGGTTAAATCCAAATACAAAGATTGTTCCTTGATCTTCATCAGGAAGAAGTCCAGTTTTCATAGACTTAAACATATCCCAAGATATAAATAATAATCCAGCATATAATAAAACAGAAATTAAAGAAAATCTAATACTTTTTTTAACTATTACTGAATACCCTTGTGTAGCTTTTGCAAAAGAATCATTGAACCATTTGAAAAAACCTTTTGGTTCATGTTTTTTGTTTTTTAATACTTTTACACAAAGAGCTGGAGTTAAAGTTAAAGCAACGAATCCAGAAATAACAACAGAAATAACAATTGTTATGGCAAACTGTCTATACATTTCTCCACTTAATCCACCCATAAATGCAACAGGAATAAATACAGCACCTAAAACTAAAATAATAGCAATTAAAGCTCCAGTTACCTCTTTCATAGCAATAAATGCAGCTTCTTTAGGAGTTTTTCCTTCTTCCATGTGCCTTTCGATATTTTCAATAACGATAATAGCATCATCAACAACGATACCAATAGCAAGAACTAAACCAAATAGAGTTAGTAAGTTAATACTAAATCCTAAAGCATACATTCCTGCAAATGCACCAACTATTGATACTGGAACCGCAATAAAAGGAATAATAGTCGCTCTCCAGCTTTGTAAGAATAAGAAAATAATCAAAATAACAAGTGCTAAAGCTTCAACGAACGTTTTAACAACTTCGTGAATTGAAGCTGTAATAAAATCTGTACTATCATAAGGGATACTATATGTCATATCTTCAGGGAAACTTTTACTTGCATCTTCTAAAGCTTTTTTTATTGCATCAGCAGTTTCAAGTGAGTTAGCTCCACTTTGTAAAAATACTCCAATAGGAATTGAAGGTGCATTATTTAGTCTTGTTGTAACACTATAATCACTAGCTCCAAGCTCAACAGTTGCGATATCTTTTAATCTTAAACTACTTCCATCTTCATTTGATCTAATTACAATATTTCCAAATTGTTCAGGATTTTCAAACCTTTGAGGAGTTCTAATTGTATATGTATACATCTGTTTTTGAGCAATTGGTTCAGAAGCAATTTTTCCAGCTGCATATTGATTATTTTGTTCTTTAATTGCTGTTATAACATCAGTTGTAGCAAGTGAATATTTTGATAATTTTAATGGATCCATCCAGATTCTAATAGAGTAATCTTTTGCTCCAAAAATCATAGCATCACCAACTCCTTTTACCCTTTTTAGTGATTCAACTAAGTTTAATAAAGCATAATTTGATAAATAAATTGAATCAAAAGTTTTATTTGGAGATTGAAGCATTGCAAACATCAAAATACTTGGACTTCTTTCACCTACAACAACACCTTGTCTTTGTACTTGTTCAGGCATTTTTGCTAGGGCAGCTTGTACTCTATTGTTTACATCGATTTTTGCATCATCAGGATTTGTTCCAACTTCAAAAAATACGTTTATACTTAATCTTCCACTATCTTCTGCTAGAGAGTTCATGTAAAGCATATTTTTTGCACCATTAATTTGCTCTTCAAGAGGAGCAGCAACAGTTTTTGCAATAGTATCTGCACTAGCTCCTGGATATGAAGTACTTACAATAATTTGAGGCGGTAAAACTCTTGGATATTGTTCAATTGGTAAATTGAACATAGCAATTATTCCCGTCAAAAATATTATAATTGATAAAACACCAGCAAAAACTGGGTTTTTAATAAAAAATGAAGAAATCATAATTATTTCTCTTTATTTACAATTTGAACTTTTGTATCTGGTCTTAATTTTGCAAAATTACTAGTTACAATTTGTTCATTTGGTTTTAAACCACTTTTTATAACCATTCCTTCTTTTACTAAATCTCCAGTTACAACTGGTCTTGGTTTTGCTATATTATTTTCATCAACTACAAAAACAATAGTTGCTTGAGCAGTTTTTAATACAGCATTTTCAGGAACAACAAAAACATCTCCTAAAGATAGATTTGAAATCTCTATTTTTGTAAAGTTACCTACTATTAATTCGCTATTTGCATTTTCAAATTTTGCTCTTAAAAGTAGAGTATCAGTATTTGTATCTATTACAGGAGCAATATAATCAATTTCTCCATTCTCATAAGTTTTACCATCTGTGATAAGTTTAATTTTTGCACTTTTTTCTTTTATTTGAGAAAGATATTTATTCATATCATCTTTTGGCAAAGAAAACTCAGCATGAATTGGATTTGTATTTGTAATAGTTACAAGTAAAGAATTATTTGAACTACTTCCAACTAAATCTCCAATATCATGTTGTTTTATACCAACAATTCCATCAATAGGAGCTGTTACAGTTGTATAGTTTAGACTTATTTGTGCTTCATCTAATGCTGCTTTTGAACTTTCATATTGGTATGTATAATCATCAAAAGATTGTGGACTAATTGATTTTGTAGCAATTAATGATTTAGCTCTTTCATAATCTTTTTTTGCTTTTGTATATTCAGCTTTTTTCATATTTAAATTTGCTAAATAAGTATCTGGCTCTATTTTATAAAGTAAAGTTCCTTTTTTTACAAAATCACCTTCTTTAAAATGTTTTTCTTTTAATATTCCAGAAACCCTTGCTATAACATCAACTTGTTCATAAGCTTTCAAAATAGTTGGATAAGTCTTATTTGTAGTATTATTTTGTTTTGTAATTGTAAATGTTTGAACAGGTAAACCTGGTGCTTCATTTGGTGCTTTTGCTTCATCTGCAATTAAACTATTAAATCCTAAAAAAAGGAAAGATATTGCAATTAACGACTTTTTTATCATTTTATGTACTCCTCTAATTTTTCACCACTTTGGTAAATTATGTTTGCTCTTTTTATTTCTATATCATTTAATGAAGCTCTATATAAACTAAGTGCATCAAACTTCTCACTTAAACTTTGTAAAAAGGCAACATTATCAACTAAACCATTTTCATATTTTGATTTGATAATTGTATAAGCACTATCAGCAGCTTTTAAACTAGCTTCTGTTGAAACTATTTTTGCTTTTGCTATTTCATAAGCTCTAAGTGATAGTTGTAAATCTACATTTGCTTTGTTTTTTTCATATTCTAAATTTAATTTTGAAGCTAAATACTCTTTGAATTTTGCTTCATATTTATATTTTGTTTCTCCAAATGAAAAAATATTCCATTTTAAGTTTGCACTTGCGATATTTTGATGGTCTACATCATTTCCTAAATCATTATTAGCATGGTTATACTCTTTATCATAATATGTAAAAGTATTATCTAAAGTAATAGTTGGTAAATAACCACTTTTTTCAGCCTTTGCATTACTTAAACTTGCTTGAGTATCATATTCTAAAGATTGAATATCAAATCTTGCACTTTCATCTTTTACATCTTGAAGTTCATTTACATTTGAACCAGATGTAATATCGACTTTTGTACCAGTTATATATTCTAAATTATGTAAAATTGTGATGATACCTAAATCAATCTCTTTGAGTTCAACTTTTGCAGCTTCCACATTTGAAATAATTTTTTGTACTTCATCTTCTGTTGTAGTTCCAGCATTGAAATATCTACTTAATCTTTCCATTTGAGCATCAAGTTGCTCGATTTCTTTTAATTTTGCATCTTTTTGCGCTATATATGATAAGTAGTTAAAATAGTAAGTTATAACAGTTAATGAAATATCATTTTTTAAAGCATCAAGTGATTTTTCACCACTTTTTATAGATGATTCATAACTATCATAAGTATCATATTTTCTTCCACCATCATAAAGATTATAATTTACACTTCCATATACATTTCCTGATTTATGAGCAACATTTGGTCTTTCATCATCAGTTATTGAATATCCTGCACCTAGGTCTAATTTTGGTAAATAACCACCTTTTACACTTCTATATTCATCTTTTAGTGCATCTAATTTTTGTTTAGATGACTCAACTAATCTATTTTGAATAGCTAAATTTACTAGTTCTTCTAAGCTTTGTGAATATAAAAAAAGTGGTATAAAAAAAATAAATAATATCTTTTTCAAAAACAACTCCTTTTTTTTAATAAAGAGAAATTTTATCTGTTTTATACTTAAATATATCTTGCTAGAAAGATACTTTTAATAAAAAATTTGTTATAATACTTTCATGAAAAAAAAATATTTAGATGACTTTTATGAAAGATGTTCTATTGATGAAAAGTGTGCAATATTTGCATTATCATTGCCATTATTTTTGGTAAATAAAGATTTGATAGTAAAATCAGAACAGTTTTTAAAAATAAATTATGACTTATTGCATACAGATATTGATGTTTTAGCCTCTTTATATTTTAAAGGTGAAAACTATACTTTATCCCCAACTGAGTTATATGATGCCTTAATATTTTCTTCTGGTGGAATGACAAAAGTTTTAAAAAAACTTCAAGACAGAGGACTTATCAAAAGAGACGCTGTAAAAAATGATAAAAGAAAAAATCTAGTTTGTTTAACACAAAAAGGAACAGAACTAATAAAAGAAATTATGGATAATAAAGCTTCTATGATAGAAAAGACCTTTTCAGTTTTAGATAAAAAAGAAAAAGAAAATTTGAAAAATATCCTTTCAAAAGTTCTTTATTCTTTAAATTAAAAACATAGTGTTTAATTATATTTAGAACTCCATTTCAAGAGCGATTGGACAATGGTCACTTCCTTCAATAGTATCTAAAATATAAGCATCTTTTACATAATCTTTTAAATCAGAACTGACATAAAAGTAGTCAATTCTCCAGCCAACATTATTTGCTCTTGCATTTGCTCTATAACTCCACCAAGAGTATTTATCTTTTATATCGCCGTTTATAAGTCTAAAAGTATCGATATAACCATGAGATAAAAACTTTGTTATCCAATCTCTCTCCATTTGTAAAAATCCACTTGTATTTTCATTGGCTTTTGGTCTTGCAATATCAATTTCCGTATGAGCTGTATTAACATCACCACAAACAATGATTGATTTCCCATCTTTTTTTAGATTTTCGCAATGATTTAAAAACCTATCATAAAATTCCATTTTATAATCAAGTCTTTCTTGACTACTTTGTCCGTTTGGGAAATATACATTAAAAAATGCGATATTTTTGTCTGCTAAATTGAAATGAACTTCGTTTATCCTTCCTTCATCTAAAATATCTACACTTTCACAAATACTTTGAAAAGTTGGTTCAATATCAGAAAATAGAGCAGTTCCACTTCTTCCTTTAATTGCCGATGCACTTGCAAATAGAGTTTTGAACTCTTTTGAAAAGATAGTTTTTGGAATTTGGTCTTTCATTGATTTTGTTTCTTGAACACCAAGTAAATCAACTTCTATTTCATCTATCCATTTTAACGCATCTTTTTTATCAACTGCTCGTATTCCATTTACATTCCACGAAATAAATTTATATCTTTTTGCCATTATTTAGAATTTTCCTTTTTTTCTTCTTTTTTATCTTCTTTAATTAGATTTTGTGGTGCTTTGGGTGTTGTTGGTTTATTTATACCAATATTTTTGAAATCTTTATTTGATAAACTATTTTTTTCATCTATTAGATTTTCACTTTTTCCACCATGCATATCTATTTTTCCATTATCTTGAATCATATAATTATAATTTGCAAATAAAATATTTGCAAAAAGTGTAGTAACTATTAGTAATATTTTCATAAAAAGCTCCTATTTAAAAAAAATAATTATAACTATTTTTCAATAATAAAGGCTTTATTTGGTATTTTATGCATTATTTTTAAGATAGGATTTTTTTATGTTGGAGTTAGGTTTAGGAGTTATCACTTTTTTGACTTCTGTTATTGCAGCAGTTGTTGGAATTGGTGGTGGAATGATGCTTATTGCTATTTTGCCTTCATTTTTACCTGTAAATGCACTTATTCCAGTTCATGGATTGACACAAGTTTCAAGTAATCTTAGTCGAGCAATTTTTGGATATAAAGATGTGCAATATGAAGTAGTACCTAAATTTTTAATTGGTTCTATTTTAGGAATTGCTTTTTTTGTAGGAATATTAAATTTTATTTCACTTGAATATGTACCATTATTTATTGGAGTTTATATATTACTTTCTCTTTGGAGTCAAAAGTTCAATGAAAAGATAAAAAGATATGAAAACTACTATTTAGCAGGTTTTTTTCAAACAGGACTTTCGATGGTTGTTGGAGCTACTGGTCCGCTTACAATGACACTTTTATTTAAAGATTACAATGATAAAGATAAAGTTGTAGCAACTGGAGCTGCTTTGATGAGTATAACTCATTTTTTAAAGGTAGTTGTATTTATATATTTTGGATTTGTATTTTTTGATTATATATGGATTATTATATCTATGATTATTGGAGCAGTTGTTGGAAGTTTTGTTGGAACTAAACTAAGAAATATAATAGATGGTAAAAAATTTACTATTATATTAAAAGTTTTACTTACTATTTTAGCATTAAACCTAATAATAGGAATATTACTAAAAAGTTTTTAAAGATTTTTATTACTTTTAAAGTAATAAAAATCAATCTTGGATTGTATATATGAGTTTAGATTTATCAAATCCCATACTAGTAATTTTTTCTAATAATTTATTTAAAACCTCATTACTTATAGTTTTTTCTCTTGAAATTATCCATAAATATTTTTTTGATGGAGTTCCAATAATTGCATATTTATAATCTTTATCTAAATCTAAAATCCAATAGTCTCCATAAAATGGTCTAAAAAAACTTACTTTTAGTTTACTATTTGTTTCATCTATACTATATGCAACTGCTTTTGCATCTTTAAATTCATTTGTAGAAATTTTTGTACAACTATTAACAACTTGAATCTTTTCATCATCTCTTAAAGAGTAATTTGCCTTTACATTTTTACAATCTTTTTGAAAAGGATGTTCATATCTTGCTATTTCATACCAATCTCCAAGATATTTTTGTAAATCAACTTTTTGTACTGTTTTTAAATCTGTTTCTTGTTTTGTGCTACAAGCTACAAAAAATAGTGACAATAAAATAACTCCAAAAAAGTTAAACATTTTTTTCATAATTTTTCCTTTTTATAGTTTATATATCTATTTTATAAATAGAATTTTTAAAAAACCAATTGATACTAAAATCAAAGCAATATTTTTTAGATTTTCATCATAAAAAATCAAAAATAGACCAAATAAAACAAATGATAAAGATTTTAAATATGAACCAAAATACTCTTTTAAATCTTTTTTTATAAATTCTAGTTGATCTTTGTTTATTAATACTTCAAGTTCACCTTTTGAACTTTTTGAAATCATCTGTTTTAGACTTTTTAAAAATTTAGGTAAAGATTCTATTTCATCTAAAATTATTTCTGTAATAGTGGTTTTTATTCCTAAAGCTTCGGGAAGATTATCTTTTAAAATTGGTAATATATCTTTTACTCCATTGAAATTTTCTATGTAAGTTGTTCCTAAACCTTCTATTATTGCACTAACTCTTAAAATATATACTGCATCACTTGGTAATTTAAATGGTAAATTTCTTGTACTTTCTAAAACTTCAAAAGCTAGTTTTTGCATAGATTCACTAGATAAATTGTCATTTGAAAAAATATCAAACATTTTTTGACTAAATTCAACCATCAAACTTTGAGGAGCTTCATAGCTAATAGTTCCTAATTTTTTATTTGCTCTTACAAAAGTATCAAAATCACCTTTATTTGCGCCATCAATTAGTTCAATAATAGCAACTCTTGTATCATTAGAAATATTTTTAACCATTCCAAAGTCAAGTAAAACTAAATCTCCATTACAATTTATAAGCAAATTTCCAGGATGAGGGTCTGCATGAAAATATCCATTCATTAGCATTTGTTGTGTATAAAAGTTTATAAGTTTTGAAATAATCTCTTTGAAATCAATATTATGTTTTATTAAAGAATTTTTATCATCAAATCTAAAACCTTCCATAAAACTCATAACAAGCGCACTACAACTACAAAACTCTTCATAAGGTTTTGGGAATAAAACACCACTATTTTCATAGATTTTTGAGAATTTTTTTAGATTTTCAAGTTCAATAGTAAGATTTGTTTCATCTTTTATCATACTTGAAAATTCATTTATAACTGCATCAATTGAATTTTTTGTGTAATATGAAAAAAGTGGTCTAAAAAGTTTATTAAAAAAGTTTAATATTTTTATATCAACTCTTACTTGTTTTTCTATATTTTTACGTCTAAGTTTTACTGCAACTTTTGTATCATCATTTAGATATGCAATATGAACTTGTCCTATTGAAGCACTTGCAATTGGTTCATTGTCAAATTTTTTAAAATAATCTTGCTTGAAAGACTCTTTAAAAACTGATTCAAAATCATTTTTAGACATTTTTGGAAGTTTATCATGTAGCTCTTTTAGTTCATCCAAATACTCTTTTGAAAAAAAATCTGACCTTGTTGCTAATACTTGAGCGAGTTTTATAAAACTTGCTCCCAAATAAAATATTGTCTCTTTTAATTTTTTTGGTTTTAAAGGTTTAATAAATAAAAAGCTATCCCTTTTTTTAATAAGTAAAAAAAGAGATAATAAAAATCTAAAAATTAAATAGATTCTAAAAAGTGAAAAAAGTTTTAGATATATAAAAAAAGTTTTTATTTTAAATCCTGTTTTAATTTCTCTAAATCTGCTTTTGTAGCAACTCCTAGTTCATCTAAAACTTCTTTAAACATATCTTTTATTTTTGTTTTGATTCTTTCATCTTCATCTTTTCCTTTTTTTTCTAAAGACTCCAAGAAACTCTTTGCATCATCTGTTTTGATTTTTCCTTTTTCTTCAAGAGTTTTTAACTCTTCTTCAACTTTTTCTTTTAAAAGTAAAGCTCCACCAAGACTTGTAAATAATATTTCTTTTAACATTTTTTGCTCCTTAAAATATTTAGCTAAGTATATAACTATTTTATCAAATTATAGGTATTTTATAAATATTTTGTAGCACTATTATGCCAATTTATATATTTTATTTTAAGATTAATTTAGTTGTAAAGATAAAAATAAAAATTTTTTAAATATCTTTTTTTACATAATAGCTACATAATTTTTTGATATAATCAGAGCCTATTAAAAATTAAGGAGAAAATTATGAAAAAGACTATTGTCGGAATTGTGACTGCTTCACTGTTAGCAACATCAGCAATGGCAGCTGATTATGTAATGAAAATTAGCCACGTTGTAAGTTCTAGCACACCAAAAGGTATGGCTGCTGATTATTTAGAAAAAAGAATTGAAGAGTTAACTCAAGGAAAAATTGATGTTCAAGTATTTCCAAACTCTCAACTGTATGGTGATGGAGATGAAATGAAGGCTTTAGCTATGAACAATGTTCAAGTAATTATGCCAAGTTTATCAAAATTCCCATCTATTGTACCTCAAATTCAACTTTTTGATTTACCATTTCTTTTTAGAGACAAAGAACACTTATATAAAGTTATGGATGGAGAAGTTGGAGCAAAACTTAAATCTTATGTAGATGCAAAAAAACAAATGATAGCATTTGATTATTGGGATGCTGGATTTAAACATTTTTCAAGTTCAAAACAACCTATTATTAATCCAGAAGATGCTAAAGGTTTAAAATTTAGAATTCAAAGTTCAAAAGTTCTAGAAGCACAATTTAAAGCTGTTGGTGGAAATCCACAAATTTTACCATTCTCTGAAGTTTATTCAGCACTTCAACAAGGTGTTGTTGATGCGACAGAAAATCCTTTATCAAATTTCTATACAAAAAAATTTCATGAAGTTCAATCTAGCCTTACTTTAAGTAGCCATGGATATTTAGGTTATTTAGTTGTAATGAATCAACAATTCTGGGATAAATTACCAAAAGATTTACAAGAAAAAGTTGCACTTGCTATGAAAGAAGCAACAGAGTTAGAAAGAAAAGAAACTGCTATTGAAGATGCAAAAATTATGGAAGCATTAAAAAAATATGCAGCTGATACAAAAAAACTTGAAATTTATCAGTTAACAAATGAGCAAGTGGCAAAATGGAGAAAAGTTATGGAATCTATTTATCCACAATTCTATAGTGTAATTGGTGAAGATTTAATCAAAAAAGCTATTGAGACAAAATAAGTAAAGAAGAAATATGAAAAAACTTTTTAGTATTTTAGATATTATAGTTGGGACAATAAATCAAACAATAGCTGTTTATGGAATGATATTAGGTGTGTTATTAGCATTTATTAATGTGGTTCTAAGATATATATTTGATATGAGTCTTCCTTGGGCCGCAGAACTTACTAACTATCTTTTCATCTGGTCAGCTCTTTTTGGTGCTGCTTATGGATTTAAACAAGGTGCGCACATCTCTATTACATTGTTAATAGAGAAGTGTTCTCCTATTGTTATGAAGGGATTTTTGATTTTTGCAAGTTTATTATCTATTGCGTATCTCCTTTTAATTTCATATTTTGGATATGAACTTGTATTATTCCTTATGGATTTTGGTGAAATAAATGTAGATTTACAAATTCCTATGTGGATTCCACAGCTAGTTATACCAGTTGCATTTTTACTTGCAGCGTATAGAGTTGTTGAAAAACTTATTGAACTTTATAAAACGGATGCTGATAAAATTAAACTATTTAGTGAGCATGAAGCCATTTTAGAAGATATTAAAGGAGAAAAATAGTTATGGTTATAGCTACACTTTTTATTTTACTTTTTGGTTTAATGTTAATAGGAGTTCCTGTTGCAGTAGCATTAGGAGCTAGTACATTAGCTTCGGCATTTTTATTTACAAATTTAGATTTAATGGGAACAGCTTCTCATATTTTTGATGGATTAAATAAGTATACACTTATGGCAATTCCTATGTTTATCTTAGCTGGTTCATTATTATCAAGAGGAAGTGCTGCTTCTAGAATTATTAACTTTGCAAAAAGTTTAGTTGGACATTTACCAGGTGGTTTACCAATTGCAGCTATTTTAGCATCAATTATATTTGCTGCTATTAGTGGAAGTTCTCCTGCAACAGTTGCTGCTATTGGTTCTGTTATGTATGGAGCTATTAAACAAGCTGGATATAATGAACAATTCGCCATTGGAACAATCACAACTTCTGGAACTTTAGGTATCTTAATTCCACCTTCAGTTGTATTTATTGTATATGGTGTAAGTGCTGATGAGTCTATTGGAAAACTATTCATGGCTGGAGTAATTCCAGGTCTTATGATAGGTGGAATGATGATGATAATGACTTACATCTTAGCTAAAAAGAATGGTTTTAAAGCAGAAAAGATGGCAAGTTTAAAAGAGATAATTATTGCTTTTAAAGAGTCATTTTGGGCATTATTAATTATTTTTGTTGTTATTGGTGGAATTTATGGTGGAATATTTACACCAACTGAAGCTGGAGCAGTGAGTGTTATGTATGCATTTTTTATCTCTTTCTTTGTATATAAAGATATAAAAATAAAAGATTTATATAAAATTGCATTAGATTCAGCACAAACAAGTTCTATGATTTTCTTTATCATTGCAAATGCTATGATTTTTGCACACTTCTTAACAGATGAGC from Arcobacter lacus encodes:
- a CDS encoding TetR/AcrR family transcriptional regulator, giving the protein MKKESVSKKKIKKYALDLFNEKDTFSITTNHIALCAKISTGNLYYHYKNKEDIIIDIYEEMIEKFESLNSFEKILNSQNPLEELSKMYDLYLDIFWDYRFLMRDSSVLLSTLPKFKEIFIQRQNLRISQIKMLIEYFISKDIFKQMSEDEILLSAKLNWFISTYWQNFISINEVITKESFKEAKDVIFKININPFLK
- a CDS encoding efflux RND transporter permease subunit, whose protein sequence is MISSFFIKNPVFAGVLSIIIFLTGIIAMFNLPIEQYPRVLPPQIIVSTSYPGASADTIAKTVAAPLEEQINGAKNMLYMNSLAEDSGRLSINVFFEVGTNPDDAKIDVNNRVQAALAKMPEQVQRQGVVVGERSPSILMFAMLQSPNKTFDSIYLSNYALLNLVESLKRVKGVGDAMIFGAKDYSIRIWMDPLKLSKYSLATTDVITAIKEQNNQYAAGKIASEPIAQKQMYTYTIRTPQRFENPEQFGNIVIRSNEDGSSLRLKDIATVELGASDYSVTTRLNNAPSIPIGVFLQSGANSLETADAIKKALEDASKSFPEDMTYSIPYDSTDFITASIHEVVKTFVEALALVILIIFLFLQSWRATIIPFIAVPVSIVGAFAGMYALGFSINLLTLFGLVLAIGIVVDDAIIVIENIERHMEEGKTPKEAAFIAMKEVTGALIAIILVLGAVFIPVAFMGGLSGEMYRQFAITIVISVVISGFVALTLTPALCVKVLKNKKHEPKGFFKWFNDSFAKATQGYSVIVKKSIRFSLISVLLYAGLLFISWDMFKSMKTGLLPDEDQGTIFVFGFNPPGYSMSKSLELSEEINKIIAEDPSVNNIITLAGYDFTTSAQRSHTVATIIKLKDWSKRPNPEQEAQALLAKFSKQLMGTTEGFSFAVVPPPIMGMSVTGGFDMYVQDRKGGTIEDLGKIVNQIVEKAKTRPELMGVRTALAANIPQFQIDVDTEKAKAKGVSLSDIYSTINATFGSYYVNDFSLYGRTYKVNLQAKDEFRNNVDDFQYVYVRSDKGELLPINSFINYKKVVGADIVERFNLFQAAKVSGQPAAGYSSGDSLRAIEEVANEVLPEGYTISWTGTAYQEKQIGGSSAQAFIFGIVFLFLILCALYERWLLPLSVVLAVPFAIFGAILATNIRSLDNNIYFQIGLLVLAGLAAKNAILIVEFAIQKQKEGIKLVDAALEAAKVRLRPIIMTSLAFTVGVMPLAISSGAGAASKHSIGTGVVGGMLTATFIAILFIPLFFVLISRLSGHKDDEVLTNKEEE
- a CDS encoding efflux RND transporter periplasmic adaptor subunit — its product is MIKKSLIAISFLFLGFNSLIADEAKAPNEAPGLPVQTFTITKQNNTTNKTYPTILKAYEQVDVIARVSGILKEKHFKEGDFVKKGTLLYKIEPDTYLANLNMKKAEYTKAKKDYERAKSLIATKSISPQSFDDYTYQYESSKAALDEAQISLNYTTVTAPIDGIVGIKQHDIGDLVGSSSNNSLLVTITNTNPIHAEFSLPKDDMNKYLSQIKEKSAKIKLITDGKTYENGEIDYIAPVIDTNTDTLLLRAKFENANSELIVGNFTKIEISNLSLGDVFVVPENAVLKTAQATIVFVVDENNIAKPRPVVTGDLVKEGMVIKSGLKPNEQIVTSNFAKLRPDTKVQIVNKEK
- a CDS encoding TolC family protein, whose translation is MKKILFIFFIPLFLYSQSLEELVNLAIQNRLVESSKQKLDALKDEYRSVKGGYLPKLDLGAGYSITDDERPNVAHKSGNVYGSVNYNLYDGGRKYDTYDSYESSIKSGEKSLDALKNDISLTVITYYFNYLSYIAQKDAKLKEIEQLDAQMERLSRYFNAGTTTEDEVQKIISNVEAAKVELKEIDLGIITILHNLEYITGTKVDITSGSNVNELQDVKDESARFDIQSLEYDTQASLSNAKAEKSGYLPTITLDNTFTYYDKEYNHANNDLGNDVDHQNIASANLKWNIFSFGETKYKYEAKFKEYLASKLNLEYEKNKANVDLQLSLRAYEIAKAKIVSTEASLKAADSAYTIIKSKYENGLVDNVAFLQSLSEKFDALSLYRASLNDIEIKRANIIYQSGEKLEEYIK
- a CDS encoding MarR family winged helix-turn-helix transcriptional regulator, which encodes MKKKYLDDFYERCSIDEKCAIFALSLPLFLVNKDLIVKSEQFLKINYDLLHTDIDVLASLYFKGENYTLSPTELYDALIFSSGGMTKVLKKLQDRGLIKRDAVKNDKRKNLVCLTQKGTELIKEIMDNKASMIEKTFSVLDKKEKENLKNILSKVLYSLN